The Haemorhous mexicanus isolate bHaeMex1 chromosome 6, bHaeMex1.pri, whole genome shotgun sequence genome includes the window AGGAAACGTGAGCCACTGTCCCCCTGAAGGGATGCAGAGCCTCCACCTGcctcccagggaattcccatctagggctgggaaaggaggaagtTCACAGCCTCCACAAAGGAAAACCAATGCTCTGAGGATCAGCCTTATCCAGCTAGGACAGCAGCGTTGTGTCCTGGATTGGCAGGGCTCATGGATCCCAATGGTTATCCCACCTGAGAACATCCCACCTACTCCAGGGTACCTTGGATTGGGATACAGCCCCCTTCCCTGAGGCGTGATCCCACACTGCCACCCCACAAGAACGGGGACATTTCCACTCCTCCACCTCTGAAAGTCCTTTACTCCTGTCCCAATGGGCAGCACAGGAAAAAGCAGTGCTGGTTGCATCCATTCCATGGATCCCATCATCCTGGAAAGCTCTGAGGTTTGGGAACAAAGGCACAAACCCTGAGAaccccatcctgctgctggaattgggctggggaagagaaTTTTCCACCAGGCTCCTCCTACCCATCAGGTTTAGAAAGGAGCTGATGAAAATTCCACCTGGGTTGAAGCACTGCTTGTCTCCAACCTGGGCACGGTTTTGCTTCCGTGGGAAGAGGAGGCTCATCCCTGGCACAGTCTGTCCCAAAATGGGCACCAGATCTAGGGCTGACACCTtatccttcctcttcctttctccaAGTGCCTCTTGGACCAAACGCAGACAATAAAAAGCACAAATCCAAGGAATTTGTTGTGAGAGAAAAGTGGGAACCAGCCTCAGGGAAGGGTTTATGTGGGATCCCCTAAAACCAAGTGACATATCCTGGTGTGCAACCACCAGCTCCTCTTCTTTTGGACATCCAAGGAATCCTTATTCCCTCCGTCCAtctctgagctgagctgctgtgatGGAAAGCTTGGGGATCCGAGGTCTGCAGCTCACTGGAGGTTTAAACCACACAGCCACTTTTAATGgccatggatttggggttggggctgggaggcagccagagctcctgccacaTCCACTCTGGCACTGGCAGAGCGGATGCTGCCGGCTTTTCCCTCCACTTCCTATTCCGCAGCAGGAACCACGGCTATTTTGGACACGTGGAACTTCCTCAGCTGCGGGATCTGCAGGAGCTGTCAGTGCCAGCTCCTCCGGGGTAATTTCAGGGATCTGGGGCTTAGCAGGAGCTTTGAATCAGGTCTTCCCAATAGGTGCAGGCTGtcaatcccttttcccacccaGGTACCCGTCACTGTAGGGCAGAGCATCCCAGGATCCCACGACATCCCAGGAACACACTCCTGGAATTCTGGGTGTCTCCCAGCCCTTCATGTCATCGATCCACAGTGATGCTGCCTTGTCTGGGAAGACACTGCTGCTAATTAGCAAGGAATTATCCGTGATCCTGAGGGTGCTGACCCTAGCAGAGACCCTCAGCATTCCAAGCTCGTGATGTAGGCAAGATCtgatgccagcagctccatgcagatccctgccagcccacccATTCGGCAGGAATTAGGATGCAGGTGGCTCTGGATGCCAcctgcctgtccccatggctgggATCAGATCCAGGAGCTCTGACACCTGGGTTAGGGGAGtcctccctctctgcagcctttTCTCACCACCCAGCTTCTCCCAAGGAGCTGGGTCGGGATCCAGGCACCGGTGGCGATGGTGGTGACACCGGGACCAGGAGCTGCCGCAGTTGGTGGGAATCTGACAGATTCCGGCTCCACTCGAGTATTTTGGGGCCGCTGGCACCGGCGAGTCCCCGCTGCCGGCAGTGCATCATCCATACGTCTGTCCCTATATATATCCCTGCCTCCTCTCCTGGCCCCGCGTGCGACGGTTTGTGGCCTCTCCGCAGCTGGGATCACGCTGCTATTtccatctgctcctgctgcctgccagcacaaGGCAACGGGATTGGGAATCTCTGCGGATCCGTGCAACAGGAGCGCCCGGATCGCTGCGCTTTCAAAGATTTGGGAGGATAAAAGGAGCCTGGCATTGGCGTAAGAGCCCAGGCGGAGTCAGGATCGGTGGCACCAATGCCGTTGGCAGCTTGGGAATGCCAAAATTCCCAAGTTTGGCTCAGCTGGAGGTGGAGCGGGGGTAGGCAGCAGCCACCTCCCCTCCACGGGGGTGGAGGTGACAAGAGGACAGTGTTGtcccctgctgtcacctccaaCACTGCATCCTGGGGCATGAAGGGTGGATCCAGAGGGATCTTATCCTGTGCAGGGAGGACATGGATGGCCCTCCTGCCATCCCCGGGTTTGgagtttcatttatttatttaagacCAGCATTCTGTGAATTATTTAACAGCCACCAGTGCCTTTTCCATGGCACCAGGACACAGAGTATGGTTCcctgcctcttccttccctttggAGCCACATTCCAGTACCTATCCCATGCCAAGGAGCTCAGACCAGACCTGGATGGAATGGGCACTCACATGGCTCCAAGCAGGCTGTGGGGGTCAGTGTTGTTTCTGAAGCTCTCATGGAGATCCCAATCCTAGCAGGATCCCAGTTTTGGGTGGGATAATACTGTgggaaggctcagggctgggagggataACCCTGAGGTGGGGGAGGATGCTTGGAGCTGTGAGGGGGATGCTCAGTGCCAGGGGGATGCCCACCCAACTCAACTGTGGTGCTCACCCGTGTGTGATGCCCCCACTCACACCCCAGGATCCACCTCCTGCATTCCTCCAATCCCACAGATGACTCACGCTGGCAGTTACTGACTGTCCTTTATTActgagagcaggggctgcctcCAGAAAACGAGGGGCCCCACTCCCCAAAAATAGGATTCTTCAAAGGAGACGCCCCGACCCGTGCACCCCATCCTTTGCATCATCAGCCGGGCACCCCCcgctccagcctctcctcagcCAGGCCGGGCCAGGCTCTTTATTggattttttatctttttttttctttttttttggtttttttttaaatctttttttttttttgtcctgtttttctttattttacacACCAGTTGGATGTTACCGTCACATGAAGAAGAGAGAACCTGAACAAGATCACGGCTACGAGCTCTAGAGTTAAAAATGAACACACAAACCCCCGGGGAGCCCGACCGCAGACGAGgaatccagcctggaaaagcGGGGTGCCCGAGGTGCCATGGGGGGCACCCGgcttggcacagccctggccctgccacctCTTCCCCAGGCATGTAAGTCTCTtcttttatgttaaaaaaagagagaatatgacaaaaatacaaatgtCCCTAAAAGCGTTGTTATTACTGTAATAGCAGTATTATGACTTCTCTCCAGATTGTCCAAAATCGTCTAAattggggctgtgggagctgctgggagccaagGTTGCCACGGGGGGAGCAGGAAGACTGAGGATGATCTGGCATCTGCCGCGGAGAGCCACCACTGACCCCCTTGTCACCCCTGTGGGGCTCCCAGGTGGGTCTGTCCCTGTTTTTGGAGGTCCCAGGGAGTGGGAGGGGGTCTGGCATGTGCATCCCAGGGCTCCatagggatgctgctgctggcactgatCCTGTCAGGCTGGCTGTCCCAAGGAATGCCACCAGCCTAGGGAATGTCATCTGCCCTCGATGGGGACAACAGCACTTGCTCCCCCCTTTATCCCCAGGGGTGGGCAcggagctcctggggcagccgCAGCGCCCAGATCAGCCCGGCTGGAAGGGGACCCTGTGGAGCTCTGCATTCCCCTGAGGGGCCCCTTCCAGCCCGGGCTGGGTGGGAGGGCAGGACCggggtccccagggcagctTAGGGACCCCCCGCTCCCGCCGAAACCCAAGAACGAGGTAAAGCATCGAACCCGGCTGAAGGCAGTGCACGAAGGAGCCCGCTTTGGATAAGGAACTGTGTCATGGCTTCCGATCCCAGGAAAaggggctgtcccctcccctcggtgtcccccgcccgccccgggaGACTCGAGGGGGGCACAGGCGGGGCAGGGGGGCTCCGTGGCTCCGCTGGCGGCTCTGAGAGTTTTTATGGAGCTgaaaggggagggaggagggtcCCTCTTGCACCCGCAGCCTGACCCCCTGAAAttgggcgggggggggggggggggcgaggccagggaggggcagaggggctccCGGAGCGGGGCTGGAAGCACTCGCAGAAGTCCTGCCCCGTGGTGGGAATAGGGATGGGGGGGGACATCGCTTCTGGCACCTCCTCGACCGGGATTGGGGGTGGCTCCGCACCCCCCGCACCCCAGGGAGAGGCGAACCCGGGGGCTCGGGGGGACTCCGTGCCCGTCCTCCCGCAGGGTTCCCGCGAGTCAGGCCGCTGTCCCTCTGGTCCCTGGCCGGGCGCGCCACGGGAAGGGGctaggagctgggaagggggacCCCGAACCCGCGGTCTGGGGGCGCTCAGGCCTTCAGCTGGTGCCACTGTGCCACCGCCTGCCGCGGGCGGGCGATCATGTCCTTCCAGTGCTTCACCTCGCCGGGACCGCTCTTCCAGGAGAGGTAAATCTGCGGGAAACGCATCCCTGGAGCCACCACCACCTCTCCATCCCGCTGCCCGGCGCTGACGCCTTCACCCCCAAACTGCTCCAGCCCCGCTTTTCCGGGCTCGGCACGGGGCCGGGCTATTTTTATCCCTCAATTTTCCATATGGCTCCGCGGAAAAGCGCGTGTGCCAGCtctcgctgctgctgctgccacctcgGGGAGCCGGTGCCACCGCTCCCGCTCCGTGGATCATCGCCGGGGAGCCGGGACGGAGCCGAGCTCGCTGCTAATTATGCCATCAAAAGTGATTAGCGAGCCTCAGGCCACGACGGGATTTTAACGGAGAGTGGGATATCGTGGCCACTGCCTGTACATCCCTGGAATCAGGCTCTTGGATGTGCCCACACTGGGGACGCTGCCACCTCCGCCCCCTGCCCGGCAGCCCGTGACGCTGATCCGGGGATTTATTTAATGGGTTTATCCCAACTGCTGAGTTGTCCCGACCCCAGCACGCCGTTTGGGGATCATGGATGGAGATTATGGCGCTCATTTGTCATCATTGCACTAACAATGAGCTGGGTGATTTCATGGATAATTCCACCGCTCTGTCCCTGTGAGTAATCCCAGGGGGTGGAATCCATCCCTGTGTGGCTCCccatgctccatccctgcctttctGGGAGAGCTCTGGCCCTGTGTGGCCATGACACCCAGCACGAGGGGTTCACACCGCGCTCCATACTGGAATTGGCACCAGGCACTGACAGCCCCATGCCTGGCTGTCCCCGATTCCCACCTGGATGTCCCTCAGCATGTCACCCACCTTGCCAATGACATCATTGCGGCTCAGCCTGTCCTTGTCCATGACGGTGATGACGATGGTGGTCTCACGCAGCCGCTCCGTGGGGATGTCGAAAGCGAAGGACTCATTGAAGACAGGGTTCAGGCACCTCTTCATCACCACCGTCTTCTTCTTCTCCACCCGCTTGTCCTTGTACATCAGCCACACCTTCACGTAGGGATCTGGCGGGAGAGGAGCCACTCTCAGCCCCGGATGGGAGCCAGGGAATGCCGCCCGGGATCGGGGCCAGCCAGTGCCATACCTGAGGTGCCCCCGATGTCCATGGCTTTGAGGTTCCGTGCCTTGATGATGTTCACCACGATGGAATTGGCTGAGGGATTGTagcacagtgacagcagcagctccccgcGGCTTCCCTGTAGGACACACATGTTCCCTGAGGACACCCATGCCCCCCAGAGCTCCTCTGTgggagctgggtgctggcacaggacccccaccagcacagcccaagggtggggtttgggaaggCACAGAAAATCAGGGCAGGAGGAAATGGGGCCGCCCCCAGTGGGACGTTTTCTGGTCTTGCtggaggcagaaggaaaaaactctCATTTTAGGTCTACCTGGAACAGTTTGATTTGACCCAAAATGAGACTTTGGGCTGCTTAATATAAAATttgggaagagaaaaatctcCCTCAGATGTTGAAGCAGAAAATGTCCCTGTTGGGATGGGGGGTGGTCCtttgggacactgcagggacagggagtcACCTCCCCTCCCTGGGAGAACGGGGGGGTCCAGGGCCTTACACTGCCATCACTGCAGGGCTTCAGGTCCTTCCAGAAGGTCTGCATCTGAGTCAGGTCCACCTTGTTGAGCGGGATGGACACCTCTCCAATGGGATCATTGCGGCTGAAGCGGTCGTAGTCCAGGACCTGGAGGTACAGCACCCGCTGCACCACCTTCTCATAGGGGAACCCTGTGACACAGGTGGAAAAGCCAAAGGAGATGAGGAGCAGTTCCAGGACTGCTCCACCCTTCCTGTGCTGGTGGCAAGACCCTGGCACCAGCCAGAGGATGGGGAGCCATCCACggcacaaggagctgctgccacattAATTCCCACATCTGCACCCACCCACTGGGGGCATAGAACCTTCCAAACCTTCCCCTACATCCCCTTTATGGGAtgcacatccagcctggcctcagtGGCTTGGCCAACCCATCACAGAACCACCAGCCACCACTCTGGCAGCTTGAGCTGAGCTGAACCCCAGGAGGGTCCCATGAGGCTCCGCTCCCACCCTGATCccctccagcccatcccaatCCATACCTTCAAAGAGGAAGGTCTCATTCCAGTGTGGGTTGAGGTTCTTCCTCTTGACCTTGGTCTCCAGCTTGTGCTTCTTGTCGGGAAGCAGGTAGATCTTGACGAAGGGGTCGCTGGTGCCGCTGAAGTCCTTGGCCGGCAGCTCCTGCGCCTTCATGATCTTCACGGTCAGGGTGGACTCCTGGAAGTTGTAGCCGACGCTGAACTGGATACGGCCCAGGTTCTCCCGGCTGATGCCTTCGTGGCCCTCGTCATCCTCGGAGCCCGGGGAGAGCTGcgggaggagggcagaggaggaggggtGAGCGCGGTGCCAGGGATTGGCAGGGACCTGACCCCTGTCCCCCAGACCCCAGCCCCGCCAGCTGTCAGGGGACATCAGACTCTCCCcggcttcctgctgcccccactgcttCCGACGGCTCCTGGCTCAGCGCCACTCGTCCCATGGAACGGAAGCTCCAATTAGCCAAATTCCTCCTGACAGCGCATCCCTCACGTGTCCAGCACCGCTCGCTCCCTCGTGCCAGCCTGGGGGGCACATCCACGGCGTGTCGGCTCGGCCGACGGGGACTTGGCACAGTGGGCATGGACGTGCCAGAGTGCTTGTGGATGGcgcagggaagagctgggaggGTTGGATACCGAGCGTGgagacccccaaacccagcgTACCCCACCCACCCACCATGAGCATCTCGCTGGTCAGGGAGTTGACCAGGTCGGAGACGGAGGAGTGCGGCTCCGTCTTGCGGTCGGACTCATCGTGCGGCGGCTgccccggtgccggtgccgcaTTCCCAGCCTTCCCACCGGCCGGCAACCTGCAGGAAGAGAGCCCTTGGAGGAGAGGGGCCGAGAGCCGAGGGCGAGACAGCGAGGGGCTTCCCGGGCGCCCTCTGCCAGCGGATACTGAGCCTGCGCTGTGCCAGCGCCCGACGGACGCTGGCGGGACACGCAGTGGTTGCAGCCCGCCAGCGTCCCGGCCCTGTCCCAGAGCCAGCTGGTGACCTGGCACCTTTAGGGCACGGCAGCAGGTCCCCCTGGCCACATCCCACGGCGATGGCAGGGACGGCGCGgtccccacagcacccacagctctggCCGCTCCTCACACACCAACACCCTCTTATCCCAGTGGGTGCCAGGCACCCACGGGTGCTCCACGTGGGCTCCCTGCCCCACTTCCCTGTGGCTGAGACACCCCTGGGAtcactgtcctggctgtccccacacaTGGTGGCTCCCGggcacagtgctgggcagggtgggcagccgGGAGCGGTGGGAGGCAGACGGACAGAGCAGCGATGGAGACAGGCGGGAATGCGCCAAGGCCACGCTGCCACGAGGCACGGGGACAACGGGACACAGGCCCGTGGCGGAGGGGACAGGCAGCCCGGGATGCTCCCACCCCCCCGCCACGGCTCCTGTCCGAGCTGGGACACGGTGACAAACCACCAGACGGACCGAGAGGCGCAGGGACACACGGGAAGCCACAACATGCCACTGACACGCGCCACCACGCCAAGCACACGCAGACACacggggaggggacatggaggggtgATGGAGACACCCACACGCACACACGGGATGGCACCCAGGAAGGACCGGAGAGGCCgaggctgctggggaggcaAAATTAGGTTAAAACCAGGGGAAATGAAGGTGGAGGAGCCGGCAGCGGGGCCACTGAGCGAGGAGGCGCCGTTGGAGCCGGGAAGGCCGGCGGAGGTCACGGATAGCGGGAGAGagcaaaagaaaggagaagcagcGTCGTCCAGCGCCGGCCTGCCgggagggaatgggagagaGGAGCGGGGCGGGTGGACGGACAGACGGAGTCGCCGGGACAGGAGACACGCCGAGGCGCCGGGCTGGAGCCGCCGGGGACAGGCTGGAAGGAAGAAGCTGCGAAacagggatggaggagatgTTTTGAGGAAGAAGAGCGGGTGGTCGGCAGCGTCGGGGGGTGGGAGAAAGCCGAGGCTGCCGGAGCGCGTCCCCTCCGCCGGCAGATCCCGCCACGTCCTGCGGAGTCCAGGGAGCGAGGAGCgggagggatggaggtgggGAATGCCATGCAcgtgctgggatggggtttcGGAGCAGGGAGCTGCGGCAAGCGGGTAGCGGGGTCTTTTGCTGCAGAGCCACCCACCCGCCGTGTCCCACGTCCCCGTCCCCTCGGCACGGGGCAGCCGGCGGCCGGCACGGGCTGCCGGTGCTCCCGGCGGGGACCGGCTGCGCAGCGCGACGC containing:
- the SYT7 gene encoding synaptotagmin-7; the protein is MVAARAPRATGRAEPRARSGGSRRCLSWLPPERSLRWGIFSLTLFFSFLQFCPFTFFSFLSSPLPFLSLSFEDSTLSTATTLEYIPTSAGDPKFQRPRTLVRQQSLQQPLSQHQRANHSQPTTSQSLGHLQAHSGSSAAAANSRGSRGGPARQGAAAGSKQRMAGGRSRSNPGSWDHVVGQIRNRGLDMKSFLEGRMVVLSLVLGLSEQDDFANIPDLQPAGTQPNQANAQGDKRLPAGGKAGNAAPAPGQPPHDESDRKTEPHSSVSDLVNSLTSEMLMLSPGSEDDEGHEGISRENLGRIQFSVGYNFQESTLTVKIMKAQELPAKDFSGTSDPFVKIYLLPDKKHKLETKVKRKNLNPHWNETFLFEGFPYEKVVQRVLYLQVLDYDRFSRNDPIGEVSIPLNKVDLTQMQTFWKDLKPCSDGSGSRGELLLSLCYNPSANSIVVNIIKARNLKAMDIGGTSDPYVKVWLMYKDKRVEKKKTVVMKRCLNPVFNESFAFDIPTERLRETTIVITVMDKDRLSRNDVIGKIYLSWKSGPGEVKHWKDMIARPRQAVAQWHQLKA